In Gammaproteobacteria bacterium, the following are encoded in one genomic region:
- a CDS encoding class I SAM-dependent methyltransferase, giving the protein MSVVADKVRKRKKTQAEQADRHVLYQKSVQSADVEVAFFVDRFRELRAADPLTMREDFCGTALLCVEWCKSDPRRTAIGVDLCQDTLDWGLKNNVLPAGNDVSRRISLCNENVLTVKPGPQDVICAMNFSFCCFKTRQELLTYFKNVYAGLSEQGLLFLDLLGGTATMDVVEDVRDVEDEDFVYIWDQSSFNPIDHHLQCHIHFEFSDGSRMEQAFTYDWRLWTIPEIRELLLEAGFSDMKVYWEEFAENENDPDSDYLVGTGEYQPVTAIEQQESWLAYIVGIK; this is encoded by the coding sequence ATGAGCGTCGTGGCAGACAAAGTGCGGAAGCGGAAAAAAACCCAGGCGGAACAGGCCGATCGACATGTGTTGTATCAAAAGTCGGTGCAGTCCGCCGATGTTGAAGTGGCGTTTTTCGTTGACCGTTTTCGCGAGTTGCGCGCCGCTGATCCGTTGACTATGCGCGAAGATTTTTGCGGTACGGCGCTGCTGTGTGTGGAGTGGTGTAAAAGCGATCCGCGTCGCACGGCGATCGGTGTTGATTTGTGCCAGGATACGCTGGACTGGGGATTGAAAAATAACGTGTTGCCGGCCGGCAATGACGTGAGCCGTCGCATTAGTCTGTGCAATGAAAATGTACTGACGGTAAAGCCTGGTCCGCAGGACGTAATTTGCGCGATGAATTTCAGTTTCTGCTGCTTCAAGACCCGGCAGGAACTGTTGACCTATTTTAAAAATGTCTACGCTGGTTTGAGCGAGCAAGGTCTGCTGTTTCTGGATTTGCTGGGCGGCACGGCAACCATGGATGTTGTCGAAGACGTGCGCGATGTCGAAGATGAAGATTTTGTCTACATTTGGGATCAAAGCAGCTTTAACCCGATTGATCACCATTTGCAGTGTCATATCCATTTCGAATTTAGTGATGGCTCGCGGATGGAGCAGGCGTTCACCTATGATTGGCGCTTGTGGACCATTCCTGAAATTCGCGAACTGTTGCTCGAAGCGGGATTCAGCGACATGAAAGTGTATTGGGAAGAATTTGCTGAAAATGAAAATGATCCTGACAGCGATTATCTGGTAGGTACAGGTGAATATCAGCCAGTGACGGCGATAGAGCAACAAGAATCCTGGTTGGCATATATTGTAGGAATCAAGTAG
- a CDS encoding peroxiredoxin translates to MIKVGDSLPSVAVQVMQDGKMLSKDINELLAGKCSVLFGVPGAFTPTCSEKHLPGYLGVLFDFKKAGIEQVACISVNDAYVMLAWAKSQNITNEILMLADGSAEFAHATGLQLDLTKQGFGMRCVRFAMVVQDGVVRLLNVENGGALQVSKAEVVLADWRKQ, encoded by the coding sequence ATGATTAAAGTGGGTGATAGCTTGCCATCCGTTGCCGTGCAGGTCATGCAGGATGGGAAAATGCTCAGCAAAGATATAAACGAGCTTTTGGCCGGCAAATGCAGTGTGTTGTTTGGTGTGCCGGGAGCATTTACGCCGACCTGTTCGGAAAAGCATTTGCCCGGATACCTTGGCGTGCTGTTCGATTTTAAAAAAGCCGGCATTGAACAAGTTGCCTGTATTTCAGTCAATGATGCCTACGTGATGTTGGCATGGGCAAAAAGTCAAAACATCACCAACGAAATTTTGATGCTGGCCGATGGCAGTGCTGAATTTGCGCACGCAACGGGTTTGCAACTGGATCTGACCAAGCAGGGTTTTGGCATGCGCTGCGTGCGATTTGCAATGGTGGTACAGGATGGTGTTGTTCGCTTGTTGAATGTTGAAAATGGCGGCGCACTGCAAGTGAGCAAGGCAGAAGTGGTGTTGGCGGACTGGCGCAAGCAATGA
- the msrB gene encoding peptide-methionine (R)-S-oxide reductase MsrB: MTDKINKTEQQWREELSPQQYFVCRQKGTERPFSGELYFCKDRGTYHCVCCDAELFSSETKYDSGSGWPSFYDVVQSAAVNQHTDTSHGMVRTEITCAACDAHLGHVFDDGPEPTGLRYCVNSASLRFQATE; this comes from the coding sequence ATGACGGATAAAATTAACAAAACCGAACAACAATGGCGTGAGGAGTTATCGCCACAGCAATATTTTGTTTGTCGACAAAAAGGCACGGAGCGGCCGTTTTCCGGTGAGCTGTATTTTTGCAAGGATCGTGGTACGTATCATTGTGTTTGTTGTGATGCGGAGTTGTTTTCGTCGGAGACGAAATATGATTCTGGCAGTGGCTGGCCAAGTTTTTATGATGTGGTGCAATCGGCGGCGGTAAATCAACACACCGATACCAGTCATGGCATGGTGCGTACCGAAATTACCTGCGCTGCCTGCGATGCGCATCTTGGTCACGTGTTTGACGATGGTCCCGAACCTACGGGTTTGCGTTATTGCGTGAACTCAGCCTCCTTGCGTTTTCAAGCGACGGAATGA
- a CDS encoding pyridoxal-phosphate dependent enzyme: MIPGLTPQYSLSPLQRVELPVLQQRIELFIKRDDLIHPQVSGNKWRKLKYNLLQARQEGVSRLMTFGGGYSNHLHAFAAACRAAGIEGVAIVRGERPTNLGSTLQFVDDCGVHLHFVSREEYRQRNGAEYVQRLQRQFAPCEWIPEGGSNALALRGVAEIIPELRQQMVDGFDVIATPIGSGGTLAGLLTELQPDQRALGVCVLKGAEYLQQQVEQLAPGMAERWQINHDYHFGGYAKFNDTLLTFMRDFRYQTGVALEPIYTAKLMYGLVDLVSKNYFPSGCRVVALHTGGMQGLDGMMQRFPAIRDKI; this comes from the coding sequence ATGATTCCAGGACTGACACCACAGTATTCACTCTCGCCCCTGCAGCGTGTTGAGCTGCCCGTATTGCAACAGCGTATCGAGCTTTTTATTAAACGCGATGACTTGATTCATCCGCAGGTTTCTGGAAACAAGTGGCGCAAGCTCAAATACAATTTGCTTCAAGCCAGGCAAGAAGGTGTCAGCCGTTTGATGACATTTGGCGGCGGTTATTCCAATCACTTGCACGCATTTGCAGCAGCATGTCGTGCGGCTGGGATTGAAGGCGTGGCGATTGTGCGTGGCGAGCGGCCCACTAATCTGGGGTCGACTTTGCAGTTTGTGGATGATTGCGGCGTGCATTTGCATTTTGTCAGTCGCGAGGAATATCGCCAGCGAAATGGTGCCGAGTACGTGCAGCGATTGCAGCGTCAGTTCGCGCCATGCGAATGGATTCCAGAGGGCGGCAGTAATGCGTTGGCGTTGCGTGGCGTGGCGGAAATAATCCCGGAGTTACGACAGCAAATGGTCGATGGATTTGATGTGATTGCGACGCCGATAGGCAGTGGTGGAACCCTGGCGGGATTGTTGACGGAATTGCAGCCTGATCAGCGTGCGCTGGGGGTTTGCGTGCTCAAGGGAGCAGAATATTTGCAACAACAGGTTGAGCAATTGGCGCCGGGAATGGCGGAGCGCTGGCAGATCAATCATGATTATCATTTTGGTGGTTATGCCAAATTCAATGATACGCTGTTAACGTTTATGCGTGATTTTCGCTATCAGACAGGTGTAGCGTTGGAGCCGATTTACACGGCCAAACTGATGTATGGGTTGGTTGATCTGGTGAGCAAAAACTATTTTCCGTCAGGCTGCCGCGTTGTTGCCTTGCACACAGGGGGCATGCAGGGCCTGGACGGGATGATGCAACGATTTCCAGCAATTCGTGACAAGATATGA
- a CDS encoding sel1 repeat family protein yields MSTFEEGLIAYEAGYIRAAIQYWTQAAEAGDVRSQFNLGVIFDNGDHVEPNPWEAVLWYRRAAEQGYAPAQFNLALMLLQARGTARNPAEAAHWYQQAAQQGQPDALFNLAQMCADGDGVRQDYAAAVQLYTQAAERGHAEAANNLGIRYAMGQGVPRDDEAAYMWFNIAVELGDATAVRHRERVAMQLSEQQIMDAGRRSQQWLLQHGFR; encoded by the coding sequence ATGAGTACATTTGAAGAAGGTTTGATTGCCTACGAGGCGGGATACATTCGTGCCGCCATCCAATATTGGACCCAGGCCGCTGAAGCCGGTGATGTGCGTTCACAGTTTAATCTGGGCGTTATATTTGACAATGGCGACCATGTGGAGCCCAATCCATGGGAAGCAGTGTTGTGGTATCGGCGCGCGGCGGAGCAAGGCTATGCGCCAGCACAATTTAATCTGGCGTTGATGCTGTTGCAGGCACGCGGCACAGCGCGCAATCCGGCGGAGGCGGCGCACTGGTATCAGCAGGCAGCGCAGCAGGGGCAGCCGGACGCATTGTTTAATCTGGCGCAAATGTGCGCGGATGGCGACGGTGTGCGGCAAGACTATGCAGCGGCGGTGCAGTTGTATACGCAGGCAGCAGAACGTGGACACGCTGAGGCCGCCAATAATTTGGGGATTCGTTACGCCATGGGCCAGGGCGTGCCACGCGATGATGAGGCGGCCTACATGTGGTTTAACATTGCGGTGGAGCTGGGCGATGCGACGGCGGTTCGCCATCGTGAACGTGTGGCGATGCAGTTGAGTGAGCAGCAGATCATGGATGCAGGCAGACGTTCACAGCAGTGGCTGTTACAGCACGGGTTTCGGTAG
- a CDS encoding class I SAM-dependent methyltransferase, with amino-acid sequence MNTESASYPSTIAIVSTEPKDAPLASEWSRRLNIPIGLPTDSVELLFKVNSHKISLQMQDEEGSGEVFVDFVEGAMGHRRRFGGGKGQTLAKAMGFKNNKHPQILDVTAGLGRDAFVLAHLGANVTMMERSPVIAALLEDGLRRANQDPELGQWLPERLSLQQGDACQLLLQLEQRPEIVYMDPMYPHRSKTALVKKEMRLLRAVVGDDDNAEALLKAALATATKRVVVKRPKGAPCVDEKRPSYVLEGKTTRYDIYLTA; translated from the coding sequence ATGAACACAGAATCAGCCAGTTATCCATCGACAATTGCAATCGTCAGCACCGAGCCAAAGGATGCGCCACTGGCCAGCGAATGGTCGCGGCGCCTCAATATTCCTATCGGCCTCCCCACGGACAGTGTTGAGCTTTTGTTCAAGGTCAATTCCCATAAAATCAGCCTGCAAATGCAGGATGAAGAGGGCTCCGGTGAGGTTTTTGTCGACTTTGTCGAAGGAGCGATGGGGCACCGTCGCCGCTTCGGCGGAGGGAAGGGTCAGACGCTCGCCAAAGCCATGGGCTTCAAAAACAACAAGCATCCGCAAATCCTTGATGTTACAGCAGGTTTGGGCCGGGATGCGTTTGTACTGGCGCACTTAGGCGCTAACGTGACCATGATGGAGCGCTCGCCGGTGATTGCCGCACTGCTTGAAGATGGCCTGCGGCGCGCCAACCAGGACCCGGAGCTGGGACAATGGCTGCCTGAGCGTCTGTCGCTGCAACAAGGCGACGCATGCCAGCTGCTATTGCAGCTGGAGCAACGCCCTGAAATTGTCTACATGGACCCGATGTATCCCCACCGCAGCAAAACCGCACTGGTGAAAAAAGAAATGCGTCTGTTGCGCGCCGTCGTAGGCGATGATGACAACGCCGAAGCACTTCTCAAGGCAGCGCTGGCAACCGCCACAAAGCGAGTGGTCGTCAAACGCCCCAAAGGCGCGCCGTGCGTGGATGAAAAACGGCCCTCCTATGTTCTGGAAGGCAAAACCACTCGCTACGATATTTATCTAACCGCCTAG
- a CDS encoding YqgE/AlgH family protein: MQPAIQKRAVFYLVLSVFALAISQVALAEGYKLEKGRFIVATDQLRNSPFEQAVIYITQAGDVGTYGLMVNRPTGISLGEVFADETAQRHHNDQVFYGGPLHNQYLFSLAESPYKQGEVLQVDNTIMLGAGLDTLTRFSYDSQNTKVKTFIGYASWTPGQLQKQIEDGAWIVVPADPELVFSEEDDDLWTTLTSRWGGDWT, translated from the coding sequence ATGCAGCCCGCTATCCAAAAACGTGCAGTATTCTACTTAGTTTTGAGTGTCTTCGCTCTGGCTATTTCTCAAGTCGCTCTTGCCGAAGGCTATAAGCTGGAAAAGGGCCGATTCATCGTCGCGACTGACCAGTTACGCAACAGCCCGTTCGAACAAGCCGTGATATACATTACCCAGGCGGGTGATGTTGGCACCTACGGTCTGATGGTCAATCGCCCGACGGGAATTTCCCTGGGCGAAGTGTTCGCCGACGAAACCGCGCAACGTCACCATAACGACCAGGTGTTCTATGGCGGCCCCCTTCACAACCAGTATCTGTTTTCACTGGCAGAAAGTCCCTACAAGCAGGGCGAAGTGCTGCAAGTGGATAACACCATTATGCTGGGTGCGGGTCTGGACACGCTGACGCGGTTTAGTTACGACTCGCAAAATACCAAGGTTAAAACCTTCATTGGCTACGCCAGCTGGACCCCGGGTCAGTTGCAAAAGCAAATCGAGGATGGAGCCTGGATTGTGGTCCCTGCGGATCCTGAGCTGGTCTTCTCCGAAGAGGACGATGATTTGTGGACGACCTTGACCAGCCGTTGGGGTGGGGACTGGACCTAG
- a CDS encoding NUDIX hydrolase, with translation MHRQWLLSRLQNHIAHDPQERDMQQRLTRFVHEHANCFDRELLVGHITGSAWIVNPERSKVLMIHHRKLNRWLQPGGHSDGDPNTLQVALREAREETGLDSIQPVSEAVFDVDIHTIPARRDEPQHEHFDVRFLLQADDSLPILRTEETNDIAWMTLDEVLQHAQEDSIVRMLNKTRRT, from the coding sequence ATGCATCGTCAGTGGCTATTATCCCGCCTGCAAAATCATATCGCGCATGACCCGCAAGAACGTGACATGCAACAGCGCTTAACCCGTTTTGTGCATGAGCACGCAAACTGTTTTGATCGTGAATTGTTGGTTGGACACATTACCGGATCTGCGTGGATTGTGAATCCAGAGCGCAGCAAAGTGCTGATGATTCATCACCGCAAATTAAATCGCTGGCTGCAACCAGGTGGTCATTCCGATGGTGATCCCAATACCCTGCAGGTTGCACTGCGTGAAGCGCGCGAAGAAACAGGACTGGATTCCATTCAACCAGTCAGCGAAGCTGTTTTTGATGTCGACATCCATACCATTCCTGCGCGCCGTGATGAGCCGCAACACGAACATTTTGATGTGCGGTTCTTGTTGCAGGCTGACGATAGCCTGCCAATTTTGCGCACTGAAGAAACCAATGACATTGCCTGGATGACGCTTGATGAAGTGCTGCAGCACGCTCAAGAGGATTCGATTGTGCGCATGCTGAATAAAACCCGCCGAACATGA
- a CDS encoding M48 family metallopeptidase, whose translation MSEQYQVRISARARRLRMQVDSHGQLLVVVPANFDQRHIPRFIHQHKDWIAHARQKAAQAHAKHPELFETRPEQIYLPALSATWQVEYVTTGQRALWRDVDGALLVRADQEAMIKHALGDWLTVMAKQFLPQRLRLMANDTGLNYSGVTIRAQKTRWGSCSSKQNINLNRNLLFLPLPLVDYLCLHELCHTRVMNHSEKFWRQVASFEPDYARLERSLTLAARQVPQWARS comes from the coding sequence ATGAGCGAGCAATACCAAGTACGCATCAGTGCGCGTGCACGCCGTCTGAGAATGCAGGTCGATAGCCATGGCCAATTATTGGTGGTGGTGCCGGCTAATTTTGATCAACGACACATCCCTCGTTTTATTCATCAGCACAAGGACTGGATTGCGCATGCACGGCAAAAGGCGGCACAGGCACATGCCAAGCATCCTGAGTTGTTTGAAACGCGGCCTGAGCAAATTTATTTGCCGGCACTGAGCGCAACCTGGCAAGTGGAGTATGTCACTACGGGTCAGCGTGCGTTATGGCGGGATGTCGATGGCGCGCTGCTGGTACGGGCCGATCAGGAGGCGATGATCAAACATGCGCTGGGTGATTGGTTGACGGTGATGGCGAAACAGTTTTTGCCGCAGCGTCTGCGTTTGATGGCCAATGACACGGGATTGAATTACAGCGGCGTGACGATACGTGCACAAAAAACCCGCTGGGGAAGTTGTTCATCAAAACAAAATATAAACCTCAACAGAAACCTGTTATTTCTGCCGCTGCCGCTGGTGGATTACCTGTGCCTGCACGAGTTGTGTCACACCCGGGTGATGAATCATTCAGAAAAGTTTTGGCGACAGGTGGCGAGTTTTGAACCGGATTATGCCCGCTTGGAGCGAAGCCTGACCCTTGCGGCACGACAAGTACCGCAGTGGGCCAGGTCATAG
- a CDS encoding Rieske 2Fe-2S domain-containing protein — protein sequence MAFRFLCEQNSLAVGEKKAFNVDGEKVLLIHLEDGFYATGAKCPHMSMPLEKGKLIDGQRIQCKFHHAEFDIKTGKACQWACFPPGIQLLNVIRGQKDLPTYALKIDDGRIYVEL from the coding sequence ATGGCGTTTCGCTTTCTGTGTGAACAAAACTCACTCGCCGTTGGGGAAAAAAAGGCCTTCAACGTTGATGGTGAGAAGGTATTGCTGATCCACCTGGAAGACGGATTTTACGCCACTGGCGCTAAATGTCCGCACATGTCCATGCCCTTGGAAAAAGGCAAACTGATTGATGGCCAACGTATCCAGTGCAAATTCCACCATGCTGAATTTGACATCAAAACCGGTAAAGCCTGCCAATGGGCCTGCTTCCCCCCCGGCATTCAGTTGCTGAACGTCATCCGTGGGCAAAAAGATCTGCCCACTTACGCACTGAAAATCGATGACGGTCGCATTTACGTCGAGCTTTAA
- the phoB gene encoding phosphate regulon transcriptional regulator PhoB, with protein sequence MAYTILIVEDEESIREMIAFSLEQAGFAVLEAGEGAAANNVIANVRPDLILLDWMLPGLSGVEIARRLKREQMTADIPIIMLTARGEEDERLRGFDAGADDYITKPFSTRELVARIKAVLRRTSGMGDDTVSIGGLVLDKDNYRVSIDGKPLELGPTEFKLLSFFMTHPERVYSRTQLLDRVWGSNVYVEERTVDVHIRRLRKALEAVQRDDLIQTVRGAGYRFSASV encoded by the coding sequence ATGGCGTACACCATTTTGATTGTTGAGGATGAAGAATCCATCCGTGAAATGATCGCATTCTCATTGGAGCAGGCGGGTTTTGCGGTGTTGGAGGCTGGTGAGGGTGCGGCGGCGAATAATGTTATCGCGAATGTGCGCCCCGACCTCATTCTGCTGGATTGGATGTTGCCAGGATTGAGCGGCGTGGAAATTGCCCGTCGCTTGAAGCGTGAACAAATGACTGCAGATATTCCCATCATCATGCTGACTGCACGTGGCGAAGAAGATGAGCGTTTACGCGGCTTTGATGCGGGTGCAGATGATTATATTACCAAGCCATTTTCCACGCGTGAGTTGGTGGCGCGTATCAAGGCAGTATTGCGTCGAACCTCCGGTATGGGGGATGATACCGTTTCTATCGGTGGGCTGGTGCTGGATAAAGACAATTACCGCGTGTCGATAGATGGGAAGCCACTGGAACTGGGGCCCACGGAATTCAAGCTGCTCAGCTTTTTTATGACACATCCGGAACGGGTTTATAGTCGTACCCAGTTATTGGATCGCGTGTGGGGCAGCAATGTCTACGTGGAAGAACGTACGGTTGATGTGCATATTCGCCGTCTGCGTAAAGCCCTGGAAGCAGTTCAGCGAGATGATCTGATTCAAACTGTGAGAGGCGCCGGGTATCGTTTTTCTGCCAGCGTTTAA
- the phoR gene encoding phosphate regulon sensor histidine kinase PhoR: MSNTVVRELSRLVMVALPALLLGLMLGHFLLALILVLVAYLYYYLKKLSDLESWLEDSTRFEPPEARGAWGEVFNHILLLQQRNRKQKRTLASALTQFQKAATALPDGIVILEADASIEWCNQAARRLLGLRVPQDVGYPITNFLRSPALSNYIKKGEFDEPLDMISPLNSDMHLAIRLVPYGNDQRLLVARDMSRIMRLEQTRKVFVANVSHELRTPLTVISGYVENLVNSDDEGTARWRRQFAAMQQQTQRMSRIVDELLMLSQLETKTLPVLEKPVDVPSLVRNLVNEATMLSGDNKHQLQADIDNGLWLRASSSEIQSAFQNLMSNAVRYTPAGGKISLRWYLRAGVPCFEVQDSGIGIEARHIPLLTERFYRVDEARSRATGGTGLGLSIVKQILTRHGGNLQIDSVPGTGSTFRCEFPLDLLVRQQ; this comes from the coding sequence TTGTCAAATACTGTTGTTCGTGAACTGAGCAGGCTGGTGATGGTGGCGCTGCCGGCCCTGTTGCTGGGGCTGATGCTGGGTCACTTTCTGCTGGCGCTGATTTTGGTGCTGGTCGCCTATCTGTACTATTACCTGAAAAAATTGTCCGATCTGGAATCCTGGTTGGAGGATAGCACGCGTTTTGAGCCGCCGGAGGCGCGTGGGGCTTGGGGTGAAGTGTTTAACCACATCCTGCTTTTGCAACAGCGTAACCGCAAACAAAAACGCACACTAGCCAGCGCGCTGACCCAGTTCCAGAAGGCTGCGACCGCATTGCCTGATGGCATTGTGATTCTTGAAGCCGATGCCAGCATTGAATGGTGTAATCAGGCTGCGCGGCGGTTGCTGGGCCTGCGTGTCCCACAGGATGTGGGTTATCCCATTACTAATTTTTTGCGCAGTCCAGCGCTGAGCAATTACATCAAAAAAGGTGAATTTGACGAGCCGCTGGATATGATTTCGCCGTTGAACAGCGATATGCACCTCGCCATCCGATTGGTGCCTTATGGCAATGACCAGCGCCTGCTGGTGGCGCGGGACATGAGCCGCATTATGCGACTGGAGCAGACTCGCAAAGTGTTCGTCGCCAACGTATCACATGAATTGCGCACGCCGCTGACGGTGATCAGTGGTTATGTTGAAAATCTGGTGAACAGCGATGATGAAGGCACGGCGCGTTGGCGTCGGCAGTTTGCTGCGATGCAGCAGCAGACACAGCGTATGTCGCGCATTGTCGATGAGCTGCTGATGTTGTCGCAACTGGAAACCAAAACGCTGCCAGTGCTGGAAAAGCCGGTAGACGTACCTAGTTTGGTGCGCAATCTGGTGAATGAGGCGACGATGCTCAGTGGTGATAACAAACACCAGCTTCAGGCTGATATCGATAACGGGCTGTGGTTGCGCGCCAGCAGCTCGGAAATTCAAAGCGCCTTCCAGAACCTGATGTCGAACGCAGTTCGTTACACCCCGGCGGGAGGCAAAATAAGTTTGCGCTGGTACCTGCGGGCGGGCGTGCCCTGCTTTGAAGTGCAGGATTCAGGTATAGGGATTGAGGCCAGACATATTCCCCTGCTGACCGAGCGGTTCTATCGGGTGGATGAAGCCAGGTCGCGAGCCACGGGTGGTACCGGTCTGGGATTGTCCATTGTAAAACAAATACTTACCCGCCATGGTGGCAATCTGCAAATTGACAGTGTGCCCGGCACCGGCAGCACTTTCCGCTGCGAATTTCCGTTGGATTTGCTGGTACGTCAGCAATAA
- a CDS encoding phosphate ABC transporter substrate-binding protein PstS family protein: MKMKNVLLALSASLAFGAVGNAAASVDPALPEYKTASGVSGNLSSVGSDTLANLMTLWAEDFKRLYPNVNIQIQAAGSSTAAPALTEGTSNFGPMSRAMKAGEIEAFEKRHGYKPMQIPVAIDALAVFVHKDNPIKGLTIPQVDAIFSSTRKCGHGSEIGTWGDLGMKGSWETRRIQLYGRNSVSGTYGYFKDKALCEGDFKNGVNEQPGSASVVQSVSTSLNGIGYSGIGYRTSGVKAVPMAKKEGAPFIAATPENAEKGSYPLSRFLYVYVNKAPNKPLSPMEREFIKLMLSKQGQEIVVKDGYIPLPAKAVNKILQNIK; this comes from the coding sequence ATGAAAATGAAAAATGTGTTGTTAGCCCTGAGCGCAAGCTTGGCCTTTGGCGCGGTTGGTAACGCTGCCGCCAGCGTAGATCCTGCGCTGCCCGAATATAAAACTGCCAGTGGCGTATCAGGTAACCTGTCCAGCGTTGGTTCTGACACGTTGGCGAATCTGATGACCCTGTGGGCAGAGGACTTCAAGCGTCTGTACCCAAATGTAAACATCCAGATCCAGGCTGCGGGTTCATCAACTGCGGCACCTGCGCTGACAGAAGGTACGTCTAACTTTGGTCCAATGAGCCGCGCAATGAAGGCTGGTGAAATCGAAGCCTTTGAAAAGCGCCACGGTTACAAGCCGATGCAGATTCCTGTTGCTATTGACGCATTGGCGGTATTTGTCCACAAGGACAACCCCATCAAGGGTCTGACTATCCCACAAGTGGATGCGATTTTCTCTTCAACGCGCAAGTGTGGTCACGGCAGCGAAATCGGTACTTGGGGCGATCTGGGCATGAAGGGCTCTTGGGAAACTCGCCGTATTCAGTTGTACGGTCGTAACTCTGTATCCGGTACTTACGGTTATTTCAAAGACAAAGCGCTGTGTGAAGGCGACTTCAAAAATGGCGTGAACGAGCAGCCTGGTTCTGCCTCTGTGGTTCAGTCAGTGTCCACTTCCTTGAACGGCATTGGTTACTCCGGCATCGGTTACAGAACCTCTGGTGTGAAGGCAGTGCCTATGGCCAAGAAAGAAGGCGCGCCCTTCATTGCTGCTACACCAGAAAACGCAGAGAAAGGCAGCTACCCATTGTCACGTTTCCTCTACGTTTACGTGAACAAGGCACCGAACAAACCGCTGAGCCCAATGGAACGTGAATTTATCAAGCTGATGCTGTCCAAGCAGGGTCAGGAAATTGTGGTAAAAGACGGTTACATCCCGCTGCCAGCCAAAGCAGTGAACAAAATTCTACAAAATATCAAGTAG